From the Candidatus Abawacabacteria bacterium genome, the window GGCGAAGGAGGGATTTTTGGAAGTAGAGTGTCCTATATTTGAATCTGTACCTGGTGGAGCTGAGGCTAAGCCTTTTACCACTTTTTATAATGAGCTGGATCAGGATATGTATTTGCGAATATCTCTGGAACTTCCTTTAAAAAAACTCATTGCTGGTGGTTTTGAAGCTGTCTACGAAATAGGGAGAATTTTTCGTAATGAAGGTTCTAGTCCACAACACTTACAAGAGTACACCCAGATCGAATGGTATATAGCCTACAAAGATTATGCATGGGCTATGATTTTTACTAAGCGTGTTTATCAAAGAATAGTTCAAGAACTTTTAGGCACTATGACGCAAGTGGATTATCATGGTCATGAAATTAATTGGGGGGAATGGTGTGATGAGACTGAAGCAAAAAAGAATAATTGGGAATTGGTCGGTGGATGGCCTAAAATTCCTTATTTTGATGCTGTTCGCTATTTTTCTCAAGGGGCAATTGATACTGAAGGGAAAAGTCTGGAAGGGCTTTGCAATTTAGCAAAGAGCTTGGGGATTGAAGATATTGACCCTAAACATGGTATGGCTACTGTATTGGATAAATTATGGAAAAAGGCGAGAGTAAATACCACACATCCATTTTTTCTGATTCTTCCGCCAGTAGAATTAGAGCCTTTAGCGAAACGTGATCCAGCAAAGCCTCATCTTACCCAGAGATTTCAAGTAGTAGCTGGAGGAGCGGAGCTCGGTAAAGCATTCAGTGAATTGAATGATCCTATTGATCAATTCGGCCGTTTTTCAGTGCAGCAAGCTGCCAGGGACGCGGGTAATGAGGATGCTCAATTTATGGATACTAAGTATGTGGAAGCAATGGAATATGGCATGCCTCCAATGGCTGGTTTTGGTACCAGTGAGCGCTTCGTATCTTTCTTGTTAAGTAAACATATTCGCGAATGCGTTACTTTTCCTCATGTCCGAGAGCAAGCTAATACCAGTGGAAAAGCTAAGCGCACTATGGTTGCTCATGCTGTTATTTTGGATACGCCGGATGTTCCTAATTGGTCTAAGCTTAATGCTGCTGCCCATTTGACGGCTTCTTTGGGAGCGAGAGAAGGTAAAAAGTTAATTTATATTGATCACAGCACAACCAGTGATGGTGAGCAAATTCCAATGAATATTCAGCATGCTATTATGATGAAATCAGCTACTACTAAGGATGATCTTGTTGCTTTGAAGAAAGCAGCGG encodes:
- a CDS encoding DUF2000 family protein, with amino-acid sequence MNADHNQLPISFSSLEAQRQLRVDRLEILKKRGIDPYPVSSKRDYRLAEVKSFFTQEQHPFIGDTTQTITLSGRVKSKRLSGKIAFAQIEDESLPTGFQCIFKLDMLTSTEEKVLNFSDLKTLIDEGDYLQVTGYLDRSQTGEPSIFVTAYTVLAKSLRPLPEKMDSESRFLDRVADFKMNSKDEKGLAGRDIIRMKAKYWQIWREEMAKEGFLEVECPIFESVPGGAEAKPFTTFYNELDQDMYLRISLELPLKKLIAGGFEAVYEIGRIFRNEGSSPQHLQEYTQIEWYIAYKDYAWAMIFTKRVYQRIVQELLGTMTQVDYHGHEINWGEWCDETEAKKNNWELVGGWPKIPYFDAVRYFSQGAIDTEGKSLEGLCNLAKSLGIEDIDPKHGMATVLDKLWKKARVNTTHPFFLILPPVELEPLAKRDPAKPHLTQRFQVVAGGAELGKAFSELNDPIDQFGRFSVQQAARDAGNEDAQFMDTKYVEAMEYGMPPMAGFGTSERFVSFLLSKHIRECVTFPHVREQANTSGKAKRTMVAHAVILDTPDVPNWSKLNAAAHLTASLGAREGKKLIYIDHSTTSDGEQIPMNIQHAIMMKSATTKDDLVALKKAAEAQELVVTCFTKEMRESSSDAKVKEWQEAKRLADVDFLGVLVFGEKKQVEALTKQFPLVQ